Proteins from a single region of Apium graveolens cultivar Ventura chromosome 7, ASM990537v1, whole genome shotgun sequence:
- the LOC141673939 gene encoding uncharacterized protein LOC141673939 → MPSYAKFMKGILSQKLKLEELETVALTEECSTVLEHKLPPKLKDPGSSLIPCTIGKLFFDKCLCDLGASINLMPLSIFMQLGLPNPKPTNISLQLADRSITYPRGIVENVLVKVDKLIFTADFVILDFKEDKRIPIILGRPFLATG, encoded by the coding sequence ATGCCGAGCTATGCTAaattcatgaagggtattctatctcaAAAGTtaaaacttgaggagttggaaaccgttgctctaacagAAGAGTGCAGTACGGTGCTGGAACATAAATTGCCTCCTAAACTTAAAGATCCGGGAAGTTCATTGATACCATGCACTATAGGAAAGTTATTTTTCGATAAGTGCTTGTGCGACTTGGGAGCTAGTATCAATCTCATGCCATTATCTATCTTCATGCAACTTGGTCTGCCTAATCCAAAACCTACAAACATTTCCTTACAGCTGGCTGATCGGTCCATCACTTATCCGAGAGGTATAGTGGAAAATGTCTTGGTTAaagtggataaactcatcttcacTGCCGATTTTGTCATTCTAGACTTTAAGGAGGATAAGAGGATTCctattatcttgggaagaccattcttagctacaggCTGA